A genome region from Myxococcales bacterium includes the following:
- a CDS encoding sigma 54-dependent Fis family transcriptional regulator, with product MALARLIVIDGPDRGREFDITARGGGVGRGEDNAAQLTDPSVSRLHCSLEPRDGGLAVVDAGSRNKTLVNGAPVTERLLEAGDEITVGQTRLTFLPQGAVTVTRAAAPAKVTIEIGTRELMALGGPAVDAGARRHLATLAALGERLTAAIGRGRGEVAQAAAEASLTLVSAERGFVLARDRGATTPLGRAGDAGPSLVLPDAVLDTVLGRGRALAIDLGSRPALAVPVGTGAAAAVLVADRATGSFGELELMAAGCLGQLVAAALAAADTQGLLVRTQEVLEERLGDRELIGRSPPARALLELVARVAPTDATVLLGGESGAGKEMVARAIHRGSRRAAGPCVAVNCAALTETLIESELFGHEKGAFTGATDKKIGRFEAADKGTLFLDEIGEMPLALQTKLLRVLEERQFERVGGTRSVAVDVRLIAATNRDLPELARRGLFREDLYYRLSVIHAIVPALRERADDIPLLAEHFLTRMRQQIGRRVRGFRPDAMAALVAHPWPGNVRELRNAIERAVVLGRSEWIEEGDLPPNLIARIPHRRSAPTPPLGSMTITGPVTLAAQSLPGLPVPPTSSPALVVPPIVPEPRIDPPGAEAPPPPAAPAAPAARSLRELEREGIIAALAATGGNKAQAAGILEIDRSTLYKKLKEYGIG from the coding sequence GTGGCTCTGGCGCGACTGATCGTCATCGACGGCCCCGATCGCGGGCGCGAGTTCGATATCACCGCCCGCGGTGGCGGCGTCGGCCGCGGCGAGGACAACGCCGCCCAGCTCACCGATCCGTCGGTGTCGCGCCTGCACTGCTCGCTCGAGCCGCGCGACGGCGGCCTGGCGGTCGTCGACGCCGGCAGCCGCAACAAGACGCTGGTCAACGGCGCGCCGGTGACCGAGCGGCTGCTCGAGGCCGGCGACGAGATCACCGTCGGCCAGACCCGGCTGACGTTCCTGCCGCAGGGCGCGGTCACGGTCACGCGCGCGGCGGCGCCGGCCAAGGTCACGATCGAGATCGGCACCCGCGAGCTGATGGCGCTGGGCGGGCCCGCCGTCGACGCCGGCGCGCGTCGGCACCTGGCGACGCTCGCGGCGCTGGGCGAGCGGCTGACCGCGGCGATCGGGCGCGGCCGCGGCGAGGTGGCCCAGGCCGCCGCCGAGGCCAGCCTGACCTTGGTCTCGGCCGAGCGCGGGTTCGTGCTGGCGCGCGATCGCGGGGCGACCACGCCGCTCGGGCGCGCCGGCGATGCGGGGCCGAGCCTGGTGCTGCCCGACGCGGTGCTCGACACGGTCCTGGGCCGCGGGCGCGCGCTCGCGATCGATCTCGGCTCACGCCCGGCGCTGGCGGTGCCGGTCGGGACCGGCGCCGCCGCCGCGGTGCTGGTGGCCGATCGCGCCACCGGCAGCTTCGGCGAGCTCGAGCTGATGGCGGCCGGGTGCCTCGGCCAGCTGGTCGCGGCGGCGCTGGCCGCGGCCGACACCCAGGGCCTCCTGGTCCGCACCCAGGAGGTGCTCGAGGAGCGGCTCGGCGACCGCGAGCTGATCGGCCGATCGCCGCCGGCGCGGGCGCTGCTCGAGCTGGTCGCCCGGGTCGCGCCGACCGACGCCACGGTGCTGCTCGGCGGCGAGTCCGGCGCCGGCAAGGAGATGGTGGCCCGGGCGATCCACCGCGGCAGCCGGCGCGCGGCCGGCCCGTGCGTCGCGGTCAACTGCGCGGCGCTGACCGAGACGCTGATCGAGAGCGAGCTGTTCGGCCACGAGAAGGGCGCGTTCACCGGCGCCACCGACAAGAAGATCGGCCGCTTCGAGGCCGCCGACAAGGGCACGCTGTTCCTCGACGAGATCGGCGAGATGCCGCTGGCGCTGCAGACCAAGCTGCTGCGCGTGCTCGAGGAGCGGCAGTTCGAGCGGGTCGGCGGCACCCGGTCGGTCGCGGTCGACGTCCGGCTGATCGCCGCGACCAACCGCGATCTGCCCGAGCTGGCGCGGCGCGGCCTGTTCCGCGAGGACCTGTACTACCGGCTGTCGGTGATCCACGCGATCGTCCCGGCGCTGCGCGAGCGCGCCGACGACATCCCGCTCTTGGCCGAGCACTTCCTGACCCGCATGCGCCAGCAGATCGGGCGCCGCGTGCGCGGGTTCCGCCCCGACGCGATGGCGGCGCTGGTCGCGCACCCGTGGCCCGGCAACGTGCGCGAGCTGCGCAACGCGATCGAGCGCGCGGTCGTGCTCGGCCGCAGCGAGTGGATCGAGGAGGGCGACCTGCCGCCGAACCTGATCGCGCGGATCCCGCACCGCCGCAGCGCGCCGACGCCGCCGCTGGGCTCGATGACGATCACCGGCCCCGTGACGCTCGCGGCCCAGAGCCTGCCCGGCCTGCCGGTGCCGCCGACCAGCTCGCCGGCGCTGGTGGTCCCGCCGATCGTACCCGAGCCGCGGATCGATCCGCCGGGCGCCGAGGCGCCGCCGCCGCCCGCGGCCCCCGCGGCGCCCGCCGCCAGATCGCTGCGCGAGCTCGAGCGCGAGGGCATCATCGCGGCCCTGGCCGCCACCGGCGGCAACAAGGCCCAGGCCGCCGGGATCCTCGAGATCGATCGCTCGACGCTCTACAAGAAGCTGAAGGAGTACGGCATCGGCTGA
- a CDS encoding ParA family protein, translating into MTRIVAVANQKGGVGKTTTAINLAASVASRGYHVLLCDFDPQGNASSGVGYPRDRIELSMYDALVGEVALADVIRPTEITTLWVAPANTDLVGAEIELISAERREWILADALATVKDRYDYIVIDCPPSLGMLTLNALCAADGVVVPMQAEYFALEGISSLSTTIERVRTTYNPRLTIDGVLFCMFDARTNLSAQVRGEVQSFFGAKVFDTLVPRNVRLSEAPSHGKPALLYDFRSPGAKSYLAVADEYLARQGQPAMRPAS; encoded by the coding sequence ATGACCCGGATCGTCGCGGTCGCGAACCAGAAAGGCGGCGTCGGTAAGACCACGACCGCCATCAACCTGGCCGCGTCCGTCGCCAGCCGCGGCTACCACGTGCTCCTGTGCGACTTCGACCCCCAGGGCAACGCGTCCTCCGGGGTCGGCTACCCGCGCGACCGGATCGAGCTGTCGATGTACGACGCCCTGGTCGGCGAGGTCGCCCTGGCCGACGTCATCCGGCCGACCGAGATCACGACCTTGTGGGTGGCGCCGGCCAACACCGATCTGGTCGGCGCCGAGATCGAGCTGATCAGCGCCGAGCGCCGCGAGTGGATCCTGGCCGACGCGCTGGCGACGGTGAAGGACCGCTACGACTACATCGTGATCGACTGCCCGCCGTCGCTCGGCATGCTGACGCTCAACGCCCTGTGCGCCGCCGACGGCGTGGTCGTGCCGATGCAGGCCGAGTACTTCGCGCTCGAGGGCATCTCGTCCTTGTCGACGACGATCGAGCGGGTCCGCACCACCTACAACCCGCGCTTGACCATCGACGGCGTGCTGTTCTGCATGTTCGACGCGCGCACCAACCTGTCGGCGCAGGTCCGGGGCGAGGTCCAGTCGTTCTTCGGCGCCAAGGTGTTCGACACGCTGGTGCCGCGCAACGTGCGGCTGTCCGAGGCGCCGTCCCACGGCAAGCCGGCGCTGCTCTACGACTTCCGCAGCCCGGGCGCCAAGAGCTACCTGGCGGTCGCCGACGAGTACCTGGCCCGCCAGGGCCAGCCGGCCATGAGGCCGGCGTCGTGA